One window of Lemur catta isolate mLemCat1 chromosome 3, mLemCat1.pri, whole genome shotgun sequence genomic DNA carries:
- the HCN3 gene encoding potassium/sodium hyperpolarization-activated cyclic nucleotide-gated channel 3: MEAEQRPAAGAGEGATPGLEAVPPTAPAPGTTASDRIPRFRPEPKRRQLGTLLQPTVNKFSLRVFGSHKAVEIEQERVKSAGAWIIHPYSDFRFYWDLIMLLLMVGNLIVLPVGITFFKEENSPPWIVFNVLSDTFFLLDLVLNFRTGIVVEEGAEILLAPRAIRTRYLRTWFLVDLISSIPVDYIFLVVELEPRLDAEVYKTARALRIVRFTKILSLLRLLRLSRLIRYIHQWEEIFHMTYDLASAVVRIFNLIGMMLLLCHWDGCLQFLVPMLQDFPPDCWVSINHMVNHSWGRQYSHALFKAMSHMLCIGYGQQAPVGMPDVWLTMLSMIVGATCYAMFIGHATALIQSLDSSRRQYQEKYKQVEQYMSFHKLPPDTRQRIHEYYEHRYQGKMFDEESILGELSEPLREEIINFTCRGLVAHMPLFAHADPSFVTAVLTKLRFEVFQPGDLVVREGSVGRKMYFIQHGLLSVLARGARDTRLTDGSYFGEICLLTRGRRTASVRADTYCRLYSLSVDHFNAVLEEFPMMRRAFETVAMDRLRRIGKKNSILQRKRSEPSPGSSSGLMEQHLVQHDRDMARGVRGLAPGTGARLSGKPVLWEPLVHAPLQAAAVTSNVAIALTHQRGPQPLSPDSPAALLARSALRSAGSPASPLVPVRAGPLLAQGPWASTSRLPAPPARTLHASLSRAGRSQVSLLGPPPGGGGRRLGPRGRPLSASQPSLPQRATGDGSPGRKGSGSERLPPSGLLAKPPGTAQPPRPPVPESATSRGPQLSANM, from the exons ATGGAGGCGGAGCAGCGGCCGGCGGCAGGGGCCGGCGAAGGGGCGACCCCTGGGCTGGAGGCCGTGCCTCCCACTGCTCCCGCGCCTGGGACCACGGCCTCAGATCGGATCCCCAGGTTCCGGCCAGAGCCTAAGAGAAGGCAGCTTGGGACGCTGCTTCAGCCCACGGTCAACAAGTTCTCCCTTCGGGTGTTTGGCAGCCACAAAGCAGTGGAAATCGAGCAAGAGCGGGTGAAGTCAGCGGGGGCCTGGATCATCCACCCCTACAGCGACTTCCG GTTTTACTGGGACCTCATCATGCTGCTGCTGATGGTAGGGAACCTCATTGTACTGCCCGTGGGCATCACCTTCTTCAAGGAGGAGAACTCCCCGCCCTGGATTGTCTTCAACGTCCTCTCTGACACTTTCTTCCTGCTGGATCTGGTGCTCAACTTCCGCACGGGCATCGTGGTGGAGGAGGGCGCTGAGATCCTGCTGGCACCACGGGCCATCCGCACGCGCTATCTGCGCACTTGGTTCCTGGTTGACCTCATCTCCTCTATCCCCGTGGATTACATCTTCCTGGTGGTGGAGCTAGAGCCGCGGCTGGACGCTGAGGTCTACAAAACAGCGCGGGCCCTGCGCATCGTTCGGTTCACCAAGATCCTCAGCCTGCTACGGCTGCTCCGCCTCTCCCGCCTCATCCGCTACATACACcagtgggaggag ATCTTTCACATGACCTATGACCTGGCCAGTGCTGTGGTTCGCATCTTCAACCTCATTGGAATGATGCTGCTGCTATGTCACTGGGATGGCTGTCTGCAGTTCCTGGTCCCCATGCTGCAGGACTTCCCTCCCGACTGCTGGGTCTCCATCAACCACATGGTG AACCACTCATGGGGCCGCCAGTATTCCCACGCCCTGTTCAAGGCCATGAGCCACATGCTGTGCATCGGCTATGGGCAGCAGGCGCCCGTGGGCATGCCCGACGTCTGGCTCACCATGCTCAGCATGATTGTGGGTGCCACGTGCTATGCCATGTTCATCGGCCACGCCACCGCCCTCATCCAGTCTCTGGATTCTTCCCGGCGTCAGTACCAGGAGAAG TACAAGCAGGTGGAGCAGTACATGTCCTTCCACAAGCTGCCACCTGACACGCGCCAGCGCATCCATGAGTACTACGAGCACCGCTACCAGGGCAAGATGTTCGATGAGGAGAGCATCCTGGGCGAGCTGAGTGAGCCACTCCGagag gagATCATTAACTTCACCTGCAGGGGCCTGGTGGCCCACATGCCGCTGTTCGCCCACGCCGACCCCAGCTTCGTCACTGCAGTGCTCACCAAGCTGCGCTTTGAGGTCTTCCAGCCGGGGGACCTTGTGGTGCGTGAGGGCTCCGTGGGCAGGAAGATGTACTTCATCCAGCACGGGCTGCTCAGTGTGCTGGCACGTGGCGCCCGGGACACCCGCCTCACTGATGGATCCTACTTTGGGG AGATCTGCCTGCTGACTCGGGGCCGGCGCACAGCCAGCGTTCGGGCTGACACCTACTGCCGCCTCTACTCGCTCAGCGTGGACCATTTCAACGCTGTGCTCGAGGAGTTCCCCATGATGCGCCGGGCCTTTGAGACTGTGGCCATGGATCGGCTGCGCCGCATAG GCAAGAAGAATTCCATACTTCAGCGGAAGCGCTCTGAGCCAAGTCCAGGCAGCAGCAGTGGCCTCATGGAGCAACACTTGGTGCAACATGACAGGGACATGGCTCGGGGTGTTCGGGGCCTGGCCCCGGGCACAGGAGCTCGGCTCAGCGGAAAGCCAGTACTGTGGGAGCCACTGGTGCACGCACCCCTGCAGGCAGCTGCTGTGACCTCCAATGTGGCCATTGCCCTGACTCACCAGCGGGGccctcagcccctctcccctgaCTCTCCCGCCGCCCTCCTTGCTCGCTCTGCTCTGCGCTCAGCAGGCTCCCCAGCATCCCCGCTGGTGCCAGTCCGAGCTGGCCCTCTGCTGGCCCAAGGGCCATGGGCATCCACCTCCCGCTTGCCTGCGCCACCTGCCAGAACCCTCCATGCCAGCCTTTCCCGGGCAGGGCGCTCCCAGGTCTCCCTGCTGGGGCCCCCCCCTGGAGGAGGTGGACGGCGGCTAGGACCTCGGGGCcgccctctctcagcctcccaaccTTCTCTGCCTCAGCGGGCAACAGGCGATGGCTCTCCTGGGCGTAAGGGCTCAGGAAGTGAGCGCCTGCCCCCCTCAGGGCTTCTGGCCAAGCCTCCAGGGACAGCCCAGCCCCCCAGGCCACCAGTGCCTGAGTCAGCCACCTCCCGGGGTCCCCAGCTCTCGGCCAACATGTGA
- the CLK2 gene encoding dual specificity protein kinase CLK2 isoform X1, giving the protein MPHPRRYHSSERGSRGSYHEHYRSRKHKRRRSRSWSSSSDRTRRRRWEDSYHVRSRSSYDDRSSDRRVYDRRYCGSYRRNDYSRDRGEAYYDTDYRHSYEYQRENSSYRSQRSSRRKHRRRRRRSRTFSCSSSQHSSRRAKSVEDDAEGHLIYHVGDWLQERYEIVSTLGEGTFGRVVQCVDHRRGGARVALKIIKNVEKYKEAARLEINVLEKINEKDPDNKNLCVQMFDWFDYHGHMCISFELLGLSTFDFLKDNNYLPYPIHQVRHMAFQLCQAVKFLHDNKLTHTDLKPENILFVNSDYELTYNLEKKRDERSVKSTAVRVVDFGSATFDHEHHSTIVSTRHYRAPEVILELGWSQPCDVWSIGCIVFEYYVGFTLFQTHDNREHLAMMERILGPIPSRMIRKTRKQKYFYRGRLDWDENTSAGSYVRENCKPLRRYLTSEAEEHHQLFDLIESMLEYEPAKRLTLGEALQHPFFARLRAEPPNTKLWDSSRDISR; this is encoded by the exons aTGCCTCATCCCCGAAGATACCATTCCTCAGAGCGAGGCAGCCGGGGGAGTTATCATGAACACTATCGGAGCCGAAAGCATAAGCGACGAAGAAGTCGCTCTTGGTCAAGTAGCAGTGACCGGACAAGACGTCGCCGGTGGGAAGACAGCTACCATGTTCGTTCCCGGAG CAGCTATGATGATCGTTCCTCGGACCGGAGGGTATATGACCGGCGATACTGTGGCAGCTACAGGCGCAATGACTACAGCCGGGATCGGGGAGAGGCCTACTATGACACAGACTATCGGCATTCCTATGAATATCAGCGGGAGAACAGCAGTTACCGCAGCCAGCGCAGCAGCCGGAGGAAGCACAGACGGCGGAGGAGGCGCAGCCGGACATTCAGCTGCTCCTCTTCG CAGCACAGCAGCCGGAGAGCCAAGAGTGTAGAGGACGACGCTGAGGGCCACCTCATCTACCACGTCGGGGACTGGCTACAAGAGCGAT ATGAAATTGTAAGCACCTTAGGAGAGGGGACGTTCGGGCGAGTTGTACAATGTGTCGACCATCGCAG GGGTGGGGCTCGAGTTGCCCTGAAGATCATTAAGAATGTGGAGAAGTACAAGGAAGCAGCTCGACTTGAAATCAACGTGCTGGAGAAAATCAACGAGAAGGACCCTGACAACAAGAA CCTCTGTGTCCAGATGTTTGACTGGTTTGACTACCATGGCCACATGTGTATCTCCTTTGAGCTTCTGGGCCTTAGCACCTTCGATTTCCTCAAAGACAACAACTACCTGCCCTACCCTATACACCAAGTGCGCCACATGGCCTTCCAGCTGTGCCAGGCCGTCAAGT TCCTCCATGATAACAAGCTGACACATACGGACCTCAAGCCTGAAAATATTCTGTTTGTGAATTCAGACTATGAGCTCACCTACAACCTAGAGAAG AAGCGAGATGAGCGCAGTGTGAAGAGCACAGCTGTGCGGGTGGTAGACTTTGGTAGTGCCACCTTTGACCATGAGCACCATAGCACCATTGTCTCCACTCGCCATTACCGAGCACCAGAGGTCATCCTTG AGTTGGGCTGGTCCCAGCCTTGTGATGTGTGGAGCATAGGCTGCATCGTCTTTGAGTACTATGTTGGCTTTACCCTCTTCCAG ACCCATGACAACAGAGAGCATCTAGCCATGATGGAAAGGATCTTGGGTCCTATCCCTTCCCGGATGATCCGCAAGACAAG aaaacagaaatatttttatcggGGTCGTCTGGATTGGGATGAGAACACGTCAGCTGGGAGCTACGTTCGTGAGAACTGCAAACCACTGCGG CGGTATCTGACCTCAGAGGCAGAGGAACACCACCAGCTCTTCGATCTGATTGAAAGCATGCTAGAGTATGAACCTGCTAAGCGGCTGACCTTGGGTGAAGCCCTTCAGCATCCTTTCTTCGCCCGCCTTCGGGCTGAGCCACCCAACACCAAGTTGTGGGACTCCAGTCGGGATATCAGTCGGTGA
- the CLK2 gene encoding dual specificity protein kinase CLK2 isoform X5, protein MFDWFDYHGHMCISFELLGLSTFDFLKDNNYLPYPIHQVRHMAFQLCQAVKFLHDNKLTHTDLKPENILFVNSDYELTYNLEKKRDERSVKSTAVRVVDFGSATFDHEHHSTIVSTRHYRAPEVILELGWSQPCDVWSIGCIVFEYYVGFTLFQTHDNREHLAMMERILGPIPSRMIRKTRKQKYFYRGRLDWDENTSAGSYVRENCKPLRRYLTSEAEEHHQLFDLIESMLEYEPAKRLTLGEALQHPFFARLRAEPPNTKLWDSSRDISR, encoded by the exons ATGTTTGACTGGTTTGACTACCATGGCCACATGTGTATCTCCTTTGAGCTTCTGGGCCTTAGCACCTTCGATTTCCTCAAAGACAACAACTACCTGCCCTACCCTATACACCAAGTGCGCCACATGGCCTTCCAGCTGTGCCAGGCCGTCAAGT TCCTCCATGATAACAAGCTGACACATACGGACCTCAAGCCTGAAAATATTCTGTTTGTGAATTCAGACTATGAGCTCACCTACAACCTAGAGAAG AAGCGAGATGAGCGCAGTGTGAAGAGCACAGCTGTGCGGGTGGTAGACTTTGGTAGTGCCACCTTTGACCATGAGCACCATAGCACCATTGTCTCCACTCGCCATTACCGAGCACCAGAGGTCATCCTTG AGTTGGGCTGGTCCCAGCCTTGTGATGTGTGGAGCATAGGCTGCATCGTCTTTGAGTACTATGTTGGCTTTACCCTCTTCCAG ACCCATGACAACAGAGAGCATCTAGCCATGATGGAAAGGATCTTGGGTCCTATCCCTTCCCGGATGATCCGCAAGACAAG aaaacagaaatatttttatcggGGTCGTCTGGATTGGGATGAGAACACGTCAGCTGGGAGCTACGTTCGTGAGAACTGCAAACCACTGCGG CGGTATCTGACCTCAGAGGCAGAGGAACACCACCAGCTCTTCGATCTGATTGAAAGCATGCTAGAGTATGAACCTGCTAAGCGGCTGACCTTGGGTGAAGCCCTTCAGCATCCTTTCTTCGCCCGCCTTCGGGCTGAGCCACCCAACACCAAGTTGTGGGACTCCAGTCGGGATATCAGTCGGTGA
- the CLK2 gene encoding dual specificity protein kinase CLK2 isoform X3 — protein MPHPRRYHSSERGSRGSYHEHYRSRKHKRRRSRSWSSSSDRTRRRRWEDSYHVRSRSYDDRSSDRRVYDRRYCGSYRRNDYSRDRGEAYYDTDYRHSYEYQRENSSYRSQRSSRRKHRRRRRRSRTFSCSSSQHSSRRAKSVEDDAEGHLIYHVGDWLQERYEIVSTLGEGTFGRVVQCVDHRRGGARVALKIIKNVEKYKEAARLEINVLEKINEKDPDNKNLCVQMFDWFDYHGHMCISFELLGLSTFDFLKDNNYLPYPIHQVRHMAFQLCQAVKFLHDNKLTHTDLKPENILFVNSDYELTYNLEKKRDERSVKSTAVRVVDFGSATFDHEHHSTIVSTRHYRAPEVILELGWSQPCDVWSIGCIVFEYYVGFTLFQTHDNREHLAMMERILGPIPSRMIRKTRKQKYFYRGRLDWDENTSAGSYVRENCKPLRRYLTSEAEEHHQLFDLIESMLEYEPAKRLTLGEALQHPFFARLRAEPPNTKLWDSSRDISR, from the exons aTGCCTCATCCCCGAAGATACCATTCCTCAGAGCGAGGCAGCCGGGGGAGTTATCATGAACACTATCGGAGCCGAAAGCATAAGCGACGAAGAAGTCGCTCTTGGTCAAGTAGCAGTGACCGGACAAGACGTCGCCGGTGGGAAGACAGCTACCATGTTCGTTCCCGGAG CTATGATGATCGTTCCTCGGACCGGAGGGTATATGACCGGCGATACTGTGGCAGCTACAGGCGCAATGACTACAGCCGGGATCGGGGAGAGGCCTACTATGACACAGACTATCGGCATTCCTATGAATATCAGCGGGAGAACAGCAGTTACCGCAGCCAGCGCAGCAGCCGGAGGAAGCACAGACGGCGGAGGAGGCGCAGCCGGACATTCAGCTGCTCCTCTTCG CAGCACAGCAGCCGGAGAGCCAAGAGTGTAGAGGACGACGCTGAGGGCCACCTCATCTACCACGTCGGGGACTGGCTACAAGAGCGAT ATGAAATTGTAAGCACCTTAGGAGAGGGGACGTTCGGGCGAGTTGTACAATGTGTCGACCATCGCAG GGGTGGGGCTCGAGTTGCCCTGAAGATCATTAAGAATGTGGAGAAGTACAAGGAAGCAGCTCGACTTGAAATCAACGTGCTGGAGAAAATCAACGAGAAGGACCCTGACAACAAGAA CCTCTGTGTCCAGATGTTTGACTGGTTTGACTACCATGGCCACATGTGTATCTCCTTTGAGCTTCTGGGCCTTAGCACCTTCGATTTCCTCAAAGACAACAACTACCTGCCCTACCCTATACACCAAGTGCGCCACATGGCCTTCCAGCTGTGCCAGGCCGTCAAGT TCCTCCATGATAACAAGCTGACACATACGGACCTCAAGCCTGAAAATATTCTGTTTGTGAATTCAGACTATGAGCTCACCTACAACCTAGAGAAG AAGCGAGATGAGCGCAGTGTGAAGAGCACAGCTGTGCGGGTGGTAGACTTTGGTAGTGCCACCTTTGACCATGAGCACCATAGCACCATTGTCTCCACTCGCCATTACCGAGCACCAGAGGTCATCCTTG AGTTGGGCTGGTCCCAGCCTTGTGATGTGTGGAGCATAGGCTGCATCGTCTTTGAGTACTATGTTGGCTTTACCCTCTTCCAG ACCCATGACAACAGAGAGCATCTAGCCATGATGGAAAGGATCTTGGGTCCTATCCCTTCCCGGATGATCCGCAAGACAAG aaaacagaaatatttttatcggGGTCGTCTGGATTGGGATGAGAACACGTCAGCTGGGAGCTACGTTCGTGAGAACTGCAAACCACTGCGG CGGTATCTGACCTCAGAGGCAGAGGAACACCACCAGCTCTTCGATCTGATTGAAAGCATGCTAGAGTATGAACCTGCTAAGCGGCTGACCTTGGGTGAAGCCCTTCAGCATCCTTTCTTCGCCCGCCTTCGGGCTGAGCCACCCAACACCAAGTTGTGGGACTCCAGTCGGGATATCAGTCGGTGA
- the CLK2 gene encoding dual specificity protein kinase CLK2 isoform X4 — MPHPRRYHSSERGSRGSYHEHYRSRKHKRRRSRSWSSSSDRTRRRRWEDSYHVRSRSYDDRSSDRRVYDRRYCGSYRRNDYSRDRGEAYYDTDYRHSYEYQRENSSYRSQRSSRRKHRRRRRRSRTFSCSSSHSSRRAKSVEDDAEGHLIYHVGDWLQERYEIVSTLGEGTFGRVVQCVDHRRGGARVALKIIKNVEKYKEAARLEINVLEKINEKDPDNKNLCVQMFDWFDYHGHMCISFELLGLSTFDFLKDNNYLPYPIHQVRHMAFQLCQAVKFLHDNKLTHTDLKPENILFVNSDYELTYNLEKKRDERSVKSTAVRVVDFGSATFDHEHHSTIVSTRHYRAPEVILELGWSQPCDVWSIGCIVFEYYVGFTLFQTHDNREHLAMMERILGPIPSRMIRKTRKQKYFYRGRLDWDENTSAGSYVRENCKPLRRYLTSEAEEHHQLFDLIESMLEYEPAKRLTLGEALQHPFFARLRAEPPNTKLWDSSRDISR; from the exons aTGCCTCATCCCCGAAGATACCATTCCTCAGAGCGAGGCAGCCGGGGGAGTTATCATGAACACTATCGGAGCCGAAAGCATAAGCGACGAAGAAGTCGCTCTTGGTCAAGTAGCAGTGACCGGACAAGACGTCGCCGGTGGGAAGACAGCTACCATGTTCGTTCCCGGAG CTATGATGATCGTTCCTCGGACCGGAGGGTATATGACCGGCGATACTGTGGCAGCTACAGGCGCAATGACTACAGCCGGGATCGGGGAGAGGCCTACTATGACACAGACTATCGGCATTCCTATGAATATCAGCGGGAGAACAGCAGTTACCGCAGCCAGCGCAGCAGCCGGAGGAAGCACAGACGGCGGAGGAGGCGCAGCCGGACATTCAGCTGCTCCTCTTCG CACAGCAGCCGGAGAGCCAAGAGTGTAGAGGACGACGCTGAGGGCCACCTCATCTACCACGTCGGGGACTGGCTACAAGAGCGAT ATGAAATTGTAAGCACCTTAGGAGAGGGGACGTTCGGGCGAGTTGTACAATGTGTCGACCATCGCAG GGGTGGGGCTCGAGTTGCCCTGAAGATCATTAAGAATGTGGAGAAGTACAAGGAAGCAGCTCGACTTGAAATCAACGTGCTGGAGAAAATCAACGAGAAGGACCCTGACAACAAGAA CCTCTGTGTCCAGATGTTTGACTGGTTTGACTACCATGGCCACATGTGTATCTCCTTTGAGCTTCTGGGCCTTAGCACCTTCGATTTCCTCAAAGACAACAACTACCTGCCCTACCCTATACACCAAGTGCGCCACATGGCCTTCCAGCTGTGCCAGGCCGTCAAGT TCCTCCATGATAACAAGCTGACACATACGGACCTCAAGCCTGAAAATATTCTGTTTGTGAATTCAGACTATGAGCTCACCTACAACCTAGAGAAG AAGCGAGATGAGCGCAGTGTGAAGAGCACAGCTGTGCGGGTGGTAGACTTTGGTAGTGCCACCTTTGACCATGAGCACCATAGCACCATTGTCTCCACTCGCCATTACCGAGCACCAGAGGTCATCCTTG AGTTGGGCTGGTCCCAGCCTTGTGATGTGTGGAGCATAGGCTGCATCGTCTTTGAGTACTATGTTGGCTTTACCCTCTTCCAG ACCCATGACAACAGAGAGCATCTAGCCATGATGGAAAGGATCTTGGGTCCTATCCCTTCCCGGATGATCCGCAAGACAAG aaaacagaaatatttttatcggGGTCGTCTGGATTGGGATGAGAACACGTCAGCTGGGAGCTACGTTCGTGAGAACTGCAAACCACTGCGG CGGTATCTGACCTCAGAGGCAGAGGAACACCACCAGCTCTTCGATCTGATTGAAAGCATGCTAGAGTATGAACCTGCTAAGCGGCTGACCTTGGGTGAAGCCCTTCAGCATCCTTTCTTCGCCCGCCTTCGGGCTGAGCCACCCAACACCAAGTTGTGGGACTCCAGTCGGGATATCAGTCGGTGA
- the CLK2 gene encoding dual specificity protein kinase CLK2 isoform X2, which produces MPHPRRYHSSERGSRGSYHEHYRSRKHKRRRSRSWSSSSDRTRRRRWEDSYHVRSRSSYDDRSSDRRVYDRRYCGSYRRNDYSRDRGEAYYDTDYRHSYEYQRENSSYRSQRSSRRKHRRRRRRSRTFSCSSSHSSRRAKSVEDDAEGHLIYHVGDWLQERYEIVSTLGEGTFGRVVQCVDHRRGGARVALKIIKNVEKYKEAARLEINVLEKINEKDPDNKNLCVQMFDWFDYHGHMCISFELLGLSTFDFLKDNNYLPYPIHQVRHMAFQLCQAVKFLHDNKLTHTDLKPENILFVNSDYELTYNLEKKRDERSVKSTAVRVVDFGSATFDHEHHSTIVSTRHYRAPEVILELGWSQPCDVWSIGCIVFEYYVGFTLFQTHDNREHLAMMERILGPIPSRMIRKTRKQKYFYRGRLDWDENTSAGSYVRENCKPLRRYLTSEAEEHHQLFDLIESMLEYEPAKRLTLGEALQHPFFARLRAEPPNTKLWDSSRDISR; this is translated from the exons aTGCCTCATCCCCGAAGATACCATTCCTCAGAGCGAGGCAGCCGGGGGAGTTATCATGAACACTATCGGAGCCGAAAGCATAAGCGACGAAGAAGTCGCTCTTGGTCAAGTAGCAGTGACCGGACAAGACGTCGCCGGTGGGAAGACAGCTACCATGTTCGTTCCCGGAG CAGCTATGATGATCGTTCCTCGGACCGGAGGGTATATGACCGGCGATACTGTGGCAGCTACAGGCGCAATGACTACAGCCGGGATCGGGGAGAGGCCTACTATGACACAGACTATCGGCATTCCTATGAATATCAGCGGGAGAACAGCAGTTACCGCAGCCAGCGCAGCAGCCGGAGGAAGCACAGACGGCGGAGGAGGCGCAGCCGGACATTCAGCTGCTCCTCTTCG CACAGCAGCCGGAGAGCCAAGAGTGTAGAGGACGACGCTGAGGGCCACCTCATCTACCACGTCGGGGACTGGCTACAAGAGCGAT ATGAAATTGTAAGCACCTTAGGAGAGGGGACGTTCGGGCGAGTTGTACAATGTGTCGACCATCGCAG GGGTGGGGCTCGAGTTGCCCTGAAGATCATTAAGAATGTGGAGAAGTACAAGGAAGCAGCTCGACTTGAAATCAACGTGCTGGAGAAAATCAACGAGAAGGACCCTGACAACAAGAA CCTCTGTGTCCAGATGTTTGACTGGTTTGACTACCATGGCCACATGTGTATCTCCTTTGAGCTTCTGGGCCTTAGCACCTTCGATTTCCTCAAAGACAACAACTACCTGCCCTACCCTATACACCAAGTGCGCCACATGGCCTTCCAGCTGTGCCAGGCCGTCAAGT TCCTCCATGATAACAAGCTGACACATACGGACCTCAAGCCTGAAAATATTCTGTTTGTGAATTCAGACTATGAGCTCACCTACAACCTAGAGAAG AAGCGAGATGAGCGCAGTGTGAAGAGCACAGCTGTGCGGGTGGTAGACTTTGGTAGTGCCACCTTTGACCATGAGCACCATAGCACCATTGTCTCCACTCGCCATTACCGAGCACCAGAGGTCATCCTTG AGTTGGGCTGGTCCCAGCCTTGTGATGTGTGGAGCATAGGCTGCATCGTCTTTGAGTACTATGTTGGCTTTACCCTCTTCCAG ACCCATGACAACAGAGAGCATCTAGCCATGATGGAAAGGATCTTGGGTCCTATCCCTTCCCGGATGATCCGCAAGACAAG aaaacagaaatatttttatcggGGTCGTCTGGATTGGGATGAGAACACGTCAGCTGGGAGCTACGTTCGTGAGAACTGCAAACCACTGCGG CGGTATCTGACCTCAGAGGCAGAGGAACACCACCAGCTCTTCGATCTGATTGAAAGCATGCTAGAGTATGAACCTGCTAAGCGGCTGACCTTGGGTGAAGCCCTTCAGCATCCTTTCTTCGCCCGCCTTCGGGCTGAGCCACCCAACACCAAGTTGTGGGACTCCAGTCGGGATATCAGTCGGTGA